The Chlorocebus sabaeus isolate Y175 chromosome 16, mChlSab1.0.hap1, whole genome shotgun sequence genome window below encodes:
- the DNAAF19 gene encoding dynein axonemal assembly factor 19 isoform X1, whose amino-acid sequence MPLHSSLGNRARPCLKKKFLCRNQSASDMQKLQKYSGRTKDIAQAMERNDIINFKALEKELQAALTADEKYKRENAAKLRAVEQRVASYEEFRGIVLASHLKPLERKDKMGGKRTVPWNCHTIQGRTFQDVATEISPEKTPLQPETSADFYRNWRRHLLSGPERYQTLLQLGGPKLGRLFQTDVGFGLLGELLVALADHVGPADRAGVLGILRSLASTGRFTLNLSLLSQAERESCKGLFQKLQAMGVPRSTKEGLSWEEQGLEEQSGGLQEEERLLQELLELYQVD is encoded by the exons atgccactgcactccagcctgggcaacagagcaagaccctgtttgaaaaaaaaatttctctgtagAAATCAGTCAGCCTCAGATATGCAGAAGCTACAGAAGTACAGTGGTAGAACTAAAGACATTGCCCAG GCCATGGAAAGGAATGACATCATCAACTTCAAGGCTTTGGAGAAAGAGCTGCAGGCTGCACTCACTGCTGATGAGAAGTACAAACGGGAGAATGCTGCCAAGTTACGGGCAGTGGAACAGAGGGTGGCTTCCTATGAGGAGTTCAG GGGTATTGTCCTTGCATCACATCTGAAGCCACTGGAGCGGAAGGATAAGATGGGAGGAAAGAGAACTGTGCCCTGGAACTGTCACACTATTCAGGGAAGGACCTTCCAGGATGTGGCCACTGAAATCTCCCCG GAGAAAACCCCCCTCCAGCCCGAGACCTCTGCTGACTTCTACCGTAATTGGCGACGACACTTGCTAAGTGGGCCAGAGCGCTACCAGACTCTACTGCAGCTTGGGGGTCCAAAGCTGGGCCGCCTCTTCCAGACAGATGTGGGGTTTGGACTTCTCGGGGAGCTGCTGGTGGCACTGGCTGATCACGTGGGGCCGGCTGACCGGGCAGGGGTGCTGGGGATCCTACGCAGCCTGGCGAGCACTGGGCGCTTCACACTGAACCTGAGCCTGCTgagccaggcagagagagagagctgcaAGGGCTTGTTTCAGAAGCTGCAAGCCATGGGCGTCCCCAGATCCACGAAGGAAGGGCTCAGCTGGGAGGAGCAGGGTCTGGAGGAGCAGTCTGGTGGGCTCCAGGAGGAGGAGAGGCTCCTGCAGGAGCTGCTGGAGCTGTACCAGGTTGACTGA
- the DNAAF19 gene encoding dynein axonemal assembly factor 19 isoform X2 has protein sequence MERNDIINFKALEKELQAALTADEKYKRENAAKLRAVEQRVASYEEFRGIVLASHLKPLERKDKMGGKRTVPWNCHTIQGRTFQDVATEISPEKTPLQPETSADFYRNWRRHLLSGPERYQTLLQLGGPKLGRLFQTDVGFGLLGELLVALADHVGPADRAGVLGILRSLASTGRFTLNLSLLSQAERESCKGLFQKLQAMGVPRSTKEGLSWEEQGLEEQSGGLQEEERLLQELLELYQVD, from the exons ATGGAAAGGAATGACATCATCAACTTCAAGGCTTTGGAGAAAGAGCTGCAGGCTGCACTCACTGCTGATGAGAAGTACAAACGGGAGAATGCTGCCAAGTTACGGGCAGTGGAACAGAGGGTGGCTTCCTATGAGGAGTTCAG GGGTATTGTCCTTGCATCACATCTGAAGCCACTGGAGCGGAAGGATAAGATGGGAGGAAAGAGAACTGTGCCCTGGAACTGTCACACTATTCAGGGAAGGACCTTCCAGGATGTGGCCACTGAAATCTCCCCG GAGAAAACCCCCCTCCAGCCCGAGACCTCTGCTGACTTCTACCGTAATTGGCGACGACACTTGCTAAGTGGGCCAGAGCGCTACCAGACTCTACTGCAGCTTGGGGGTCCAAAGCTGGGCCGCCTCTTCCAGACAGATGTGGGGTTTGGACTTCTCGGGGAGCTGCTGGTGGCACTGGCTGATCACGTGGGGCCGGCTGACCGGGCAGGGGTGCTGGGGATCCTACGCAGCCTGGCGAGCACTGGGCGCTTCACACTGAACCTGAGCCTGCTgagccaggcagagagagagagctgcaAGGGCTTGTTTCAGAAGCTGCAAGCCATGGGCGTCCCCAGATCCACGAAGGAAGGGCTCAGCTGGGAGGAGCAGGGTCTGGAGGAGCAGTCTGGTGGGCTCCAGGAGGAGGAGAGGCTCCTGCAGGAGCTGCTGGAGCTGTACCAGGTTGACTGA
- the FAM187A gene encoding Ig-like V-type domain-containing protein FAM187A gives MHLALTTVLLWAWGGLQAFEIVEKENIFQKTPCPAFLMFENAAYLADMSFELPCHCKPEEVPAVVWFYQKHLGSSHTKVLTDFDGRVLTEAAQVRVGSDMLARFSIRMFSLLVFRAQPEDSGLYFCGTRKGDYFYAYDVDIQNSEGMVATFQDEGQEPFADEYYGHLHVFTTFWEWTPCDRCGVRGEQWRIGLCYLQSPDLSPRYLKAVPDMVSCGSRAVPRKLQTKARDHTPELLVRSCIVPCEKTKTVREGVLAIVNYVSKVGSRPWVPQVPIQFHQQRLGHGLIISCPGARPEHAVAWDKDRQHLYRTQYLKGVNRSMRVFIDHGNQLHIRFTQLDDRGIYYCWRQGVRVAGFRLGVTSRGRYPASLSDPETRSAVELTLIGYLFITAVFVTIHLCRCCCYLFQCCPNFSP, from the coding sequence ATGCACCTGGCCCTCACCACTGTGCTCCTGTGGGCATGGGGGGGTCTCCAGGCCTTTGAAATTGTagagaaggaaaacatttttcagaagaCCCCCTGCCCTGCTTTCCTGATGTTTGAAAATGCAGCCTACCTGGCCGACATGAGCTTTGAGCTTCCCTGTCACTGCAAACCCGAAGAGGTGCCAGCTGTAGTCTGGTTCTACCAAAAGCACCTAGGTAGCAGCCACACCAAAGTGCTGACGGACTTCGATGGGCGGGTGCTGACGGAGGCAGCCCAGGTACGTGTGGGCAGCGACATGCTGGCCCGCTTCAGCATCCGCATGTTCAGCCTGTTGGTTTTCAGGGCTCAGCCTGAGGACTCAGGCCTGTACTTCTGCGGCACCCGCAAGGGGGACTACTTTTACGCCTACGATGTGGACATCCAGAACAGTGAGGGAATGGTGGCCACTTTCCAGGACGAGGGCCAGGAGCCCTTTGCAGATGAATACTATGGGCACCTCCATGTCTTCACCACCTTCTGGGAATGGACCCCCTGTGACCGCTGCGGGGTGCGTGGGGAGCAGTGGCGCATCGGCCTCTGCTACCTGCAGAGCCCAGACCTCTCCCCACGCTACCTCAAGGCAGTGCCCGATATGGTGTCCTGTGGCTCAAGGGCTGTGCCAAGGAAGCTGCAGACCAAGGCCAGGGACCACACCCCTGAGCTGCTGGTTCGGAGCTGCATAGTACCCTGTGAGAAGACGAAGACCGTCCGGGAGGGTGTGCTGGCCATCGTTAACTATGTGTCCAAAGTGGGCAGCCGGCCCTGGGTGCCCCAGGTGCCCATTCAGTTCCACCAGCAGAGACTGGGCCATGGACTCATCATCTCCTGTCCCGGGGCCCGGCCAGAGCATGCCGTGGCCTGGGACAAAGACCGCCAGCACCTCTACCGCACACAGTACCTGAAGGGTGTCAACAGGTCCATGAGGGTGTTCATTGACCACGGCAACCAGCTCCACATCCGCTTCACCCAGCTGGATGACCGGGGCATCTACTATTGCTGGAGGCAGGGTGTGCGAGTTGCTGGCTTCCGGCTGGGTGTGACATCTCGTGGGCGCTACCCAGCCTCATTGTCGGATCCCGAGACTCGCTCGGCTGTGGAGCTCACCCTGATAGGCTACCTGTTCATCACGGCAGTCTTCGTCACCATTCACCTCTGTCGTTGCTGCTGTTACTTATTTCAGTGTTGTCCCAACTTCTCCCCTTAG